Genomic window (Nymphaea colorata isolate Beijing-Zhang1983 chromosome 1, ASM883128v2, whole genome shotgun sequence):
AAGGGCGAAACAGAACAGAAGATCAAGCGGAATTCCCTGAAAAGCGAAGGTGATAAGCAAGAAAAACCAGAATTGCCAGGGTAGTACCTGCTACACTGCTGGCAGAACCGTTGCCGGAGGCCGGCGACCATGACGATGGCCGCTTTGGAGTGTGTCTCGCAAACCTTGTGCCTTCGGTGGTAGCGCTTTGCGGTGGTGAGGTCAGCACAGCAGTTCTCAGCCTGGCAGCATGGCGTCTGGCCGGAATTGGAACCCTTCCGGCCAAGCACGACGGTGGTGCTagccctcttcctcttctcctcctcttcctcatcttcctcctcctcctcctcttccatcGCCACCTCTTGTTTCTTCTCCCTCTGCTTGCCCTTCCTCCCCTCTGATGCCACTGCCACCGTCGCTGCTTGCCTTTCCATCCTCACAACCAGACGCCGTTGTGATGGTCGGTGAGGGATTCCGCTGCTGCTGCTTGTGCTCAGCTGATACACGAAGGGAGGAAGGGGAGAGGGCCACTGGGGAAGGAACGAATGAAGTGGGGTTGTAGGGTTTAATCAGAGGGAGAGAAttagaaaaggtgaaaaagaaagcaaggaCCACAAGAACCACCACCATTTCCTTGTGCgttccctcctctctctctctccccctctccggCTTCTGATTTTTGTCTGCCCATGCCCATATTCATCCCCATCACGCATGTCACATTGTTAGATGACTTCATTTACCCATGATTGCGTCGTTATTAATTCaacagatttaaaaaaataaacatttgtCACCCCTTGTtttctccaaaatgaagatCGTACCACTTGTCCAGTCGATTCTGCCTTCCTGACTATTACCAGTGGAAAAGAGCGTATTTTTATTAGTTGTTAGATACTTCAATTTCTCCGTGAGATCTTCCAATCACatactttgttttcttttactgtAATCAACTACTTCTCAAACAAACGTAATTCTGAATTATAgattaaacatgaaaaagtgCTCTCTTTTCTAAAAACAATCTCACTGACAAACAAGCCAACTTCCTATAGAGTtttagaaatgacaaaaaacatGAACTTTACTTGCCTAAGCAGATCTTCAAGCTCAAGTAACTCTAGAAAGCGTTTCTTAACCATGGTTTGAAGAGAGCAGCATTCTTTTGACGAACGGAAAATGGGGAGGTTTAGAATAGAAGGGAACAGCACCATCTTTCAGTTACtgcagaaaaggaaagaatggTGGTGACTGTTTTAGTAAATTCAGTATAAACAGAAAGATGCATCCATTATTGTGGGGAAGCCCCACTTGTACGCCTACCCAGCAGCCACAATTTGCAGGTCGAGGCCATGGAGAGAGATAAAacggggggagagagagagaaaccgtGAGGCGGGGCCGTACCCAAATCAACACTTGGCATCTTTCCACGTCTACTTTTACAGTAGCCTTTCCCCACAtggtctttctttctcttttcagtttgcctttctttctctcttgttattGTACCACTTACTCTCTCGTGGCCTTTCTGGATTTTACGGAGCGCCGGTTAGAAAGATCAAACCCCAATTTCACCGCGCAGGCAGCCTGGCATGAGTCCTTTTTTTCCATGTGAGGCCGTGCCGGGTCCCTGCACAGATTCGATACTGGGGACGCCTTAACCTGAGTTTCGCCGGTGATGCCAACCTCGGAAGGACTTGTGCAAGCCCGGTTCAGGACCGACGTATAATTACCATCCAATGGAAAGGATACGGAGAGCAATACGTGAAGCGGGAAGCGAGGCAgtgaatatttttgaaatagatcACGAATAGGCAAATACAATTCAGGACGACGATGAGAAGCGGAGAATCGAATTTAATGCAGGGAAGCGAACTTTTACGACGATACTGATCGAGTTTTACGGTACCTGTTGTTCTGAAGTACTAATGGTTAAGAACGCCGTTCTGGTTGTACCTCCACCATACCAGGAAGGGTGAAACATTGATGGGGACTGTGCCGCATGTCCTTGTGCTTagttattttgatgtttttacattgaaaatgtGCTATCATATTCATGACTGGAATTCGAAGCATTGTGAGCTTGGCCCAGCTTCTAATTGGAGATCTTCTCGTACCACACCGCCACCCATCGATGACCTGAGTAAGAGTCGATGGTGGACCTGAAAACATGGAATTTTGATGGGCATGAAGGCTGATGTCTTTCTATTACAGAAGTAAGCACAGAATGGGCTTCATTCAACATTTACAAATAGAAACAACAATACCATCATCTTTGTCGAAGTTCACCTTGGTTGAGACTGACCAAGACACGGGCAAAAAGGAACAACCATCGATCGAAAATATCTTACTTTAGTAAATAAAGTGCGGTTACTGCTATCTCCGTCATCGTTTGTGGCAACCAACGTAAAACTGTATAGTGTTCTAATAGGTTTTGTGACCAACACTGGTCTGGTTTGTGGACATGCCTTGTTTCTGTATTTTCTGGAAACCGATTGTTCATTCGCATTGACAAATTGTGCGTAATTTTTTTGGAATAAGCAGGATAAGAAGACAAAAGAGCTTAGATGCTTTTTGAGAATAGCTTGTGAACAGTTGATTTTCACAATCTCACTCTTCAACTGTAGATACAGAAGTAAGAATATTAGCCTGATTCTCTGTTACTAGCATTAAATTGGCAGGAAAATTTGGAGACTGTTCTTTGACAAAACGGAGAGATTTGATATGTGGGATGAATAATCGACATGATGGAACATAGATGCTACGGTTGTTGGCCACATGGTGTGGTGCCCATTAATATATTGATCTCCATTTCTCAAGAATCAGAGTCACATGTTGCATCTTTTCACGATAATTCCACTAAACATAAAAATTCCTTTACTGTCTTTAGAAATGAACAATCACATGACCTTGAGGATGCAAAAATCCATCAAAGTGTGGCAAAACTTGCGTTTTAGACTGGCGATTAAGAGTCATAACTGCTTGAATTTAAAACTGACTGCGAACCTAACGTCGGCTGGGTCCTTCATCTGAAAACTGGTAATAAGCCTGGCACCACTTTTTCCTGGGCAATGCTCCCGCTTTATGAATTTATTGAACGAGATGGCCAATAAGACATGTGATTTACGATTCGGCAGGTTACAGTAGTTGTTTGAAAATGAGTTAGGGTGGAAGAAGTAGcctttcagttttttcttctgaTGAAATGGGCAGATTTTATTAAGCTGGTGAGAAGTAATCAGCAGCAAAAGTGAATTAGTAATAGGTTTTTCAGTTTTCGTTAGCGGAACTGGTGGCAGACAAGATGAATAAGCACTAGTTGTATCGCTTCTCAGTTTCCCTAGCACAGTAGCACCGTATAATAATAGCACCGTATAATAATCCTACTCATTTATAATAGTCCTCTCCATGCCATGGTATTTAAGTTTTCTGTTGAATTCCTCTTGATTCAGAATGAGCTTCAGtcgcctcaaggggcatagtcGGATGACCCTGATCCCATTATAAGTGACCCAATTCAAATCTGACTTGAGCATCAACGAGATTTAGGTTGTCCTATAATGTGTTTTTAATTTTGctacaaaagttttcaaaaataataataataattagaTGGAAGATAATAATTGGATCTAAATATATGTGCACGAATATAAATATTGCAGGATATTGATATCGAACCGCTGCATGTGTTGGTCGGGTTCTTTATGTCAGAGTGCATGTGAGCTGTATCATTAAATGGTTTCACATATGTCACTGTTCCACAAATAGAGGAAGATGGCTGGTAGGTTCGCTCCCTTAGCTTTCGTCTTCCAAATCTCAATGTCAATGTCGGCCAGAGTGCTTTCGTCGTTGTTGTTCTTTCATATCTCTACATGGTTAACGGAAGATCAGATGGAAAGATCATTGTCTCGCGTTTTTGTAGGTTGTCTCACCTCTGTCTTCGCTATTAAGGAAGACAAAGATCCAGATGCCTTCTGTCTGTATAAGAGTTTATAGGGATTGGACGGATATGCATATTAGCTCTGAATGTTGGAACTCTTGGTTCCGACCAGGATCTTGACGTAGCATCACCCAGTAAACGTAAATCTGCAAGGGTAACTGACAACAGaaacaacaaaggaaaagagagataaaCAGTAAACCAAAATGGTGAGTTATTGTTGTTTACGGGGTTTGGTTCAAGGAGTCTTTAGGAGTTAATATCTCCATATATCTTTGAATGGGCTCTTAATATATTTGTAGATTCCCTAGTTTCCCCTTCTTAGCCAGCGAGCACAACTCTTGGATGTATCCCTTAAAGACACCTCTTGAAGGCAACTCACCTCATGGCCGTGTTCCAACACTGAAACCTAGCTACTTGTGAACTCTCGGGTCCTAATATAACCGAAGTGAGACTCAAATATGCATCTGAATCCGATGAGGGTCTAATCAGATCTGGTTTCAGACTCAGATTCAGATGCTATTTCCTAAAACCGAATCCATATTCAACTCGCATATCATTcaacatttatatgtatatgtaaccAGGTTGGTGCCATATGTTCAACTTGATTCAAATTTCAATACGAAACTGCGTACCAAATTTGTATTCCTATTAGCCACATTGCGATTTCTCTATTAGTTTTGACCAAACGGATTAGAAAACATAAATGACCTACTAATTCTTCTAGTATTGCTTTCCTCCCTGGTTCTTTCGTTGCATTCTTTTCCCACACCTTCTCTCGCTGCTTCCCTAATGAACCTCTTCACTGCAACCTCCAAATTCTGCCCCCTCACTAATTCCTTGTTGGCCCCCCCCTTTGTTCTTGGCTTCTGTCCTAAGCTCACCCCCAATTCATCAGTACCAATGTTGAAGAGGCACTGATCACGGCAGAGAATGGGGGAGGAAGGACTAGGAGGATGGGTGACGAAGGTCGTGATCAGTAGCGTTCTGCAGTATTATATTCCCTCTGCAAGTTCAACCACGAAAGACCAGATGCCCTGCTGGTAGTGTGAAGAAGAGCACCACCTTCCTCCTCTTCTGCAGTATTATATTGATAACTCTAATTTGAATTAATACTTTGTGATTTGATTGAGGCCAAAAGTCCAGATAGTGTGGCATTCAGCTGGTAGGGAGGAGCATCTTGGACACATTCTTAATTTCCCACAAGATAACAAGTAATGGAAGAAAATCAGATGATGCCAGCGAGAAGTCATGGTGTCTCAAAATCTTCCCAATTTCTCTCCACTAAGAAGAGCTCGATGGTACAAGAGAGTTGGTCCCGTCTGccaacctttttctttgttagtCCTTTTCTTAACAAATTTGAACACTATCAGCCATCAGGAAGGATTTTCACATGAGCTAAATGCAGGATTATCAACACGAAAAAAGTGTAATATTCTTGTGTGCGCCGGCTGTGCCTGTTTTGTCAAACTCAGAAATAAAGATTTGCCACAATAATATTTCAGAGTCACTGAGCTTCCACAGTTTTCCAATGTGTAGTGAAGTCTCTCGAGGTACTGCCCACAACCAGTTGCTCGCTTCTTCATCTCGTGTTCTTCTGAACCAGAGAAGAACACCATTCATGCATATAAACTGATGAGCCCCAAGCGTTTCACTGAGAACATGAAACCAGAAAGAATCTGTTCCTGTAATTCAACCAGTTGGGAGCATATTAAGAGCATTACCTCAAAGCTTATGAACAAGTACCATTAAATATAACTTGTACAATCTGACAATGTAAATTGTGATGCAGACGACTGACTTTGATGTCGATTTCAATTTGGAGTCTTAAATATCTAAAACTTGAACTTAAAACTTGACGTGCAAATCTAGACTAACCAACATACGAAAATTGAATATTAAGTTAAGACTCCGACGATtcattagaaaataaaattgcaCTAAGTATGAATCTGTACACAATTGAGTGAGATTTAATTAAGACGTCCCTTGGTCGTCGACAAGAGTACTCATCCCGCTTCCCATTGAGCTTCAGGCGGCCCACAAGGGACGACGGCGTACATTTGGTTCCAGAAAAAGGAACAgaacagaaaagagaagaaaaagccATGTCGTCTCAGTGAGGAACGGTTTCGATCCACTGTTGGACGACCGCTGCTAGATTGGCGTAAGAGGAACCGCGTCCTTCTTCCACCGCCCTTCTGGCCGACTCCTTCAttgccttcatcttctccctCGCCCTCGCACCTTCCTCCCCTTCCATCAGAGCCCTCACCGCCCTCCCCAACTCCTTTCCTCTAATCAACGTCCCTGCATCCACCTCCTCACCCACCATTCTCAGCCCTAACCCCAAGCCGTTCACCAGCTCGAAGGCGTTCATGGCCTGCTCGGCGAACTGCGGCCACGCGACCATGGGCACCCCGAACCACACGCTCTCCAGAGTCGAGTTCCACCCAAAATGCGACACGAACCCACCCACCGCCGGGTGAGCAAGTATCGCGATCTGAGGCACCCACGCCGGCGAAACCAGCCCGCGTCCGCTCGTTCTTTCCGCAAACCCGGCGGGCAGCACCCCTTTCAAGTCCACACCCACATGGCTTGACCGAACCCGCAGCGACCACAAGAACCGAGCCCCGCTGAGCTCCAGCCCGCAAGCGACCTCCCTCACCTGCTCCGGCGAGAACGCGCTTATGCTGCCGAAGCACAGAAAGACGACCGACGACTCGGGCTGCCTGTCGAGCCACTCGATGCACTCCCAGCCGTCCTTGGGTGCGCAGTCCAGGCCGAGCAGCGGTCCGACCGGGTGGACGGGAGGGGTGCGGCCTCCGGGCGTGCACAGTCCGTCGGCCAAGGCCGTCAGCGCCTTTTGCTCCAACTCGTGGAACGTGTTGACCAGCACCCCATCCAGCCGAGAGTAAAGACCGGTGGTTCTGAGGAACCAGGGGTGCGCGGGGTCATCCTTATCTTGAAGCGGTCCCGGGATGACCGTCGGCGGCACTGGCGACATCCCGGGGACTTGGATGTTGTCCTTCACCTCCTTGAGGGCGCGACCCTCGTATCTCTGGTTCAGCGTCGGCAGGTAGAGGGTCGCAGCCAAGCACGCCGCGCTCGACGGGTAGAAGACGAAGGAAGGGATCCCGAGCTCGGCCGCGGCGTCCATCACGGTGATGCAGAACATGTCGGCGACGAAGGCGGCAACGCCTGGAAGGGACGCGAGGGTTTCCCGGACATATGGCTTGTGGGTCTCTATGAAGCGCAGCAGGTGAACCAGGCCTTCCCCCTCTGCGGGCTCCGAGCGGGGGATCTCGATGAAGTCGATGTCGAGGCCGGAAGCCGCGGCAGCGTTCACGTGGGAGTTGGTGGCAGTGGCGGCCGGGGGAGGATGGATGAGGAGGATGGTGATGGAGAGGCTGGGGGCGTGGTGCAGGATTCGCTTGGCCAGCTGGAGCATGGAGACCAAATGGCCGGCTCCGGGGGTCGGGAAAAGGACCACCCTCgccttcatctctctctttcgtcTCCCTCACTGAAGGGCTATGTGTTTGAGTGTAGGAAACAAATAAGGGAAGTCCGTAGCTTACGCTTCCGAGCAGAGCTTCTCTCGAGGGACTTGCGTCACGCAACTTTGAGGTGCGAACTCACCTCAAAGTTGCGAACCAGGGAGTCAGGTGGTCATCTTAcattttgtcttcttcctttagaTTCAACCATCTGTTTACCGGAAATTCAACCACGTCCATGTGAACGTCTTGTTTGGGAATCTAGAAATAATGTTGGTGGATCAGCTGATTCTGGGATGCTTCTGTAGAGGCCAGTTCTCAATATTATTCTGGATCGTTCAATTCTTGATCTTTATACATCCGATTAGCACATGGAAACAAAACTGCTTATGTATGCTAGAGGAGTgcatttcaagtttttgatcCGATTGtatcataaaaaatttggaaaaggaCTTGGATAGTGAGATTCTAGCAATGTTCTTTTCCCAACAGGATGGATGGCACTGTCATATGCTTCATTGTCAAACAAGtggaaaagttaaaaattaagatttttgttatttatttacttGGTGGCTTGCTTATGATGTATATCTTATTGACTTCAAACAGGTATActttcaaagttctgaaatgCAAGAATTATCTTTGTTATCGAGTTCACAGCCGAATTTCTTGTCCGGAAGTCCCAGCTTTGGACCGGTTGAGCTGCTCAAAGCACAGGAAGACAGAAGTTCTGAACCCCGAGGCTTCCAGACAGATCATCACAGAAGGCAGAGCGACGGGAAGGGAAAGTCTTTATTATTGAAGCgaaaatagaaaagataggTCCCCAAGTTTGGCACGCCAAAGAAATGCGGcggcttctttctttcttaggaGCACCAGCATGTAACATTGTTGATGGCAAGAacataaaaatcaaagaaattttGCTGGGCCAtgtgggcaactgtccacaCGCGCCCACAGGTTTTAATGTCTGGATAGCAAGATAAAAGCAGTTTTTTCCATGAGTTATAGCCCCAAGAAGGGGGAAAAGTTAATCTTTTCTTAGGCATTTGGACAATCATGCTGTTTTAGAAGCACAATGTTTTGCCTCCAAAGTAAAAGGGTGTTTAAGCGTGCCTTCCAAAACACGCTCTAGAGGAACTGGAAGGAAAACCACTGGTTTTGCAAACAAACATGGAAGAGGATCGTTGCATTCTTCTCCTTTTTAAGTGTTCTACAACTTGGGCAAAACCCAAAGTTACAGGAAGAGGACGGATATTTCCAATCAacaaatgtttaaaaaatgaagaacatcgATTCAAAAATGATGTCCTCTTCGGCCAACTTGGACAAAATTCAAAGTTACTGGAAGAGGACGGAAGTATCCAATCAacaaatgtttaaaaatgaaaaaacctaCAATGGAAACAGTAGATCAGGCACGAAGCCGACAACCATGATGAAAAAATCATCTTACCACCCCCCATGCGAAGCCGACAACCATGATGAAAAAATTATCTTACCACCCCCCATGCACATACACAGACGAGAAACGggaaggaagatgaaggagggagTGGTTCCGTTCCCGGCGCCCGGCGCCGGTCATCTGGTCGCCATGATCGAACTGGCCAAGCGGCTCCGCCTTCAAAGCCACACCCTCTCCATCACCGTCTTCATGATCAAAAACCCCCCTTTCCTCCCATCCAGCCACCGCTGCTTCCACATCTGCTCAGGTCGAATCCGTCGGATGTTCAGGCCTCAGGCCTTAACATCAACTTCATCAATCTTGCTCCGGTGGAGCCACCGGAGAGCCTGCAAGTTAAAACCAAGACGCATCATTTGCTGGTTGAAAATTATAGTCAAGACATTTACGTACTAAAACTAACAAATTGAATTGTGTAACCTTTACTAAATAAGAGATGACGATTAACACGGCTTCTCTCGGTGTCATAGAAATCAAGGAAAAGGCTAGCGATGACGTAGATCAACAGACATggtaagaaatgaaaaatatacaagataattttttttttaaataaacattttgaaatgaaTTAAATACTCGATCCATGTTACCTCTATATCAGCTGGCAAATACAGTTGATCAgtttaatatttcttggttcTAATTTACCATCCAGTTCGAGAATAGCACAAGTCGATTGCTACTATAACAAAAAACCAAATATTGGATCTTAAACAGTCTCCAATTTTGTAAGATGTAGTTAGCATACGATTAGGCATGATTCTATTTGACAGCTCAATATCTTTAGACTTTGTcctgttgttttttatgaatttcATAAATCCCGGATAACTTGGTGACCGAGGCTTGTTCTAATGAAGAATtgctgggaggtaggctccATACCTTTGATG
Coding sequences:
- the LOC116246490 gene encoding squamosa promoter-binding-like protein 3; translation: MERQAATVAVASEGRKGKQREKKQEVAMEEEEEEEDEEEEEKRKRASTTVVLGRKGSNSGQTPCCQAENCCADLTTAKRYHRRHKVCETHSKAAIVMVAGLRQRFCQQCSRFHEISEFDESKRSCRRRLAGHNERRRKNSVDSQTDGTSRRGIGHQLKDNHCRPSEEAGRMQITLQGNRTCKHFQIR
- the LOC116265397 gene encoding anthocyanidin 3-O-glucosyltransferase 2-like, which gives rise to MKARVVLFPTPGAGHLVSMLQLAKRILHHAPSLSITILLIHPPPAATATNSHVNAAAASGLDIDFIEIPRSEPAEGEGLVHLLRFIETHKPYVRETLASLPGVAAFVADMFCITVMDAAAELGIPSFVFYPSSAACLAATLYLPTLNQRYEGRALKEVKDNIQVPGMSPVPPTVIPGPLQDKDDPAHPWFLRTTGLYSRLDGVLVNTFHELEQKALTALADGLCTPGGRTPPVHPVGPLLGLDCAPKDGWECIEWLDRQPESSVVFLCFGSISAFSPEQVREVACGLELSGARFLWSLRVRSSHVGVDLKGVLPAGFAERTSGRGLVSPAWVPQIAILAHPAVGGFVSHFGWNSTLESVWFGVPMVAWPQFAEQAMNAFELVNGLGLGLRMVGEEVDAGTLIRGKELGRAVRALMEGEEGARAREKMKAMKESARRAVEEGRGSSYANLAAVVQQWIETVPH